In Candidatus Endomicrobium procryptotermitis, one DNA window encodes the following:
- the ispE gene encoding 4-(cytidine 5'-diphospho)-2-C-methyl-D-erythritol kinase produces the protein MKVNIQAPAKINLYLEITGKRPDGYHNLESIMQTVSLFDEITVEDIPAGIELKCDNAHIPLDSSNLAYKAALVLQKHFNIRKGVKISLKKVIPIGAGLGGGSSDAAAVIKALVQLWNIDVDKSVLERIAAGLGADVPFFFTGGTAVCKGIGEIVLPITNIKKMSIILVNPGFVVSTPSVYRNIKFPLTKPRKIHIIRNLICGGSFNKNDALKHCFNRLEEIVFPVYPEIAKIKSIMTDLGCASLMSGSGATVFGIFGSESQSETIKSKLREYHWDTWTVCPVK, from the coding sequence ATGAAAGTCAATATCCAAGCTCCAGCGAAAATTAATCTTTATCTTGAAATAACGGGTAAGAGACCGGATGGTTACCATAATTTGGAATCGATAATGCAGACGGTAAGCCTGTTCGATGAAATTACAGTTGAGGACATTCCTGCCGGGATAGAACTGAAATGCGATAATGCACACATTCCTTTGGACAGTTCAAATCTTGCCTATAAAGCGGCTTTAGTGCTGCAAAAGCATTTCAATATACGAAAAGGCGTAAAAATCTCTTTAAAAAAAGTAATTCCAATTGGCGCAGGTCTTGGTGGAGGTTCTTCAGATGCGGCTGCAGTAATAAAAGCTCTTGTGCAGCTGTGGAATATAGATGTGGACAAATCCGTGCTTGAGCGGATAGCTGCAGGGCTTGGAGCGGATGTCCCATTTTTTTTTACAGGCGGAACGGCGGTATGTAAAGGCATTGGTGAAATCGTATTACCAATTACAAATATTAAAAAAATGTCTATAATTTTAGTAAATCCAGGATTTGTCGTTTCAACTCCTTCTGTATATAGAAACATTAAGTTTCCATTGACAAAACCAAGAAAAATTCATATAATTAGAAACCTTATTTGTGGTGGTTCTTTTAATAAAAATGATGCTTTAAAGCATTGCTTTAACAGACTTGAAGAAATTGTGTTTCCAGTGTATCCTGAAATCGCAAAAATTAAAAGCATTATGACTGATTTGGGTTGTGCAAGCCTTATGTCTGGCTCTGGCGCAACGGTTTTTGGCATCTTTGGCTCTGAATCTCAATCAGAAACAATAAAATCTAAGTTGCGTGAATATCACTGGGATACTTGGACGGTTTGTCCGGTTAAGTAA
- a CDS encoding SpoVG family protein: protein MKITEVRVFLKNEEKLKAYAVITFDGCFVVHNLRIVKGKKDLMVCMPSRKKNDGTFKDIAHPITNDFRSDLEKFVLRAYEDKVEEAGVQVKSPQEADPAESS, encoded by the coding sequence ATGAAAATAACCGAAGTCAGAGTATTTCTTAAAAATGAAGAAAAACTTAAAGCTTATGCTGTAATTACTTTTGACGGATGTTTTGTCGTACATAATTTGAGAATAGTAAAAGGAAAAAAAGATTTAATGGTATGTATGCCGTCGCGAAAGAAGAATGATGGAACATTTAAGGATATAGCACATCCAATTACAAACGATTTCAGAAGCGATTTAGAAAAGTTTGTTCTTAGAGCATATGAAGATAAAGTTGAAGAAGCGGGAGTTCAGGTAAAATCTCCTCAGGAAGCAGATCCTGCCGAATCCTCATAG
- a CDS encoding restriction endonuclease subunit S: protein MKTLKLQDICTDIFAGAAIFDNDRLSREYKNGGYRVIRLADIQNNEIYLKDCMFYNKTDYKKNRYLLQDNDILISSRGTIFKVAIYAKDGNYKTIPSGFLTCIRINPELDISVNYVAACLRHKENSIISKCKTVKNIGNKKPKIQLKLADIYNIEIPIASNKVQKEIDKLSQEVTNFLKQRIEKTKKIENLINNYHLQE, encoded by the coding sequence ATGAAAACATTAAAATTACAGGACATCTGCACGGACATATTTGCAGGAGCAGCTATTTTTGATAACGACAGACTTTCGCGGGAGTATAAAAATGGAGGATATAGAGTTATCCGATTAGCCGATATTCAAAATAATGAAATTTATTTGAAAGATTGTATGTTTTATAATAAAACCGATTACAAGAAGAACCGATACCTTTTGCAAGACAACGACATTTTAATATCTTCCCGCGGAACTATTTTTAAAGTTGCAATTTATGCCAAAGACGGCAATTATAAGACAATCCCGTCGGGCTTCTTAACTTGTATAAGGATAAACCCAGAATTAGACATCTCTGTCAATTATGTAGCTGCCTGCTTAAGACATAAAGAAAATAGTATAATATCAAAGTGCAAAACGGTAAAAAATATAGGCAACAAGAAGCCAAAAATCCAATTAAAACTTGCAGATATTTACAACATAGAAATTCCAATTGCTTCAAATAAAGTTCAAAAAGAAATAGATAAATTGTCGCAAGAAGTGACAAATTTTTTGAAACAAAGGATTGAAAAAACAAAAAAAATTGAAAATCTGATAAATAATTATCACTTGCAGGAGTAA
- a CDS encoding site-specific DNA-methyltransferase, whose protein sequence is MGNLQLYGNVVRRIYYDDALRLSKISNKVHCADALSFLKRVPDNSFDLVITSPPYFQQRDYGCGGIGNETTEDEYINNLVLIFNECSRVVKPTGAIVFNLGDKYLNGNLSLIPFRRNGFTIIKITGNAMKKDLIESPVEITKGNKHTAVYPLYIIQELVKLLSNSDDIVLDPFCGSGTTCVAAKNLGRKYLGIEINPEYVSLSEERIKEADNHEEFFI, encoded by the coding sequence ATGGGAAATTTACAACTATATGGCAATGTCGTTAGAAGGATTTATTATGATGATGCTTTGAGATTATCTAAAATCTCAAACAAGGTTCATTGCGCTGATGCTTTATCTTTTCTTAAAAGAGTGCCTGATAATAGTTTTGATTTAGTTATAACTTCACCACCTTATTTTCAACAACGGGATTATGGCTGCGGCGGTATTGGAAATGAGACTACAGAAGACGAATATATAAATAATTTAGTTCTTATATTCAATGAATGTTCGCGTGTTGTTAAACCAACAGGAGCAATAGTTTTTAATTTAGGAGATAAATATCTTAACGGCAATTTGTCGTTAATCCCTTTTAGAAGAAACGGATTTACAATAATTAAGATAACAGGAAATGCTATGAAAAAAGATTTAATAGAAAGTCCTGTTGAAATAACAAAGGGTAATAAGCATACGGCAGTTTATCCGTTATATATAATACAAGAATTAGTAAAATTGTTATCTAATAGCGACGATATTGTATTAGACCCTTTTTGCGGAAGCGGAACTACTTGTGTTGCCGCTAAAAATCTTGGAAGAAAATATTTAGGGATAGAAATAAACCCTGAATATGTGTCTTTATCAGAAGAAAGAATAAAAGAAGCAGATAATCACGAGGAGTTTTTTATATGA
- a CDS encoding DUF116 domain-containing protein, with amino-acid sequence MKLCKIPRKSEEQIYKAFTEKQNKSQQKKFAAVAFDKRVVFAPHCMRNTAVCIAQEKESYYICGECGGCSIDKISKLIKKFGYKGLFIVKGGRSLMKLANEDRPEAVVGIACYFEGELGFKAFKGTNISVQYVPLTKDGCSATDADIKEIETILSQKI; translated from the coding sequence ATGAAATTGTGTAAAATTCCAAGAAAAAGTGAAGAGCAAATCTATAAGGCCTTTACGGAAAAACAAAACAAATCCCAGCAAAAGAAGTTTGCCGCCGTTGCTTTTGACAAGCGTGTTGTTTTTGCTCCGCATTGTATGCGCAATACTGCGGTTTGCATTGCACAGGAAAAAGAAAGCTATTACATCTGCGGGGAATGCGGCGGATGTAGCATAGATAAAATAAGCAAGCTCATAAAAAAGTTTGGTTATAAAGGACTTTTTATCGTTAAAGGCGGAAGATCTCTCATGAAGCTTGCAAATGAAGACCGTCCGGAAGCGGTTGTCGGAATTGCATGTTATTTTGAAGGAGAGCTCGGATTTAAAGCTTTTAAAGGCACAAATATCTCAGTGCAGTATGTTCCTCTCACAAAAGACGGTTGCTCCGCAACCGATGCGGACATAAAGGAAATAGAAACGATTTTGTCGCAAAAAATATAA
- a CDS encoding DEAD/DEAH box helicase has protein sequence MKTLKFDELNLSNEILKAIEDLGFEEATPIQSLSIPVMMTGTDIIGQAQTGTGKTAAFGIPLLEKIDAKNKNVQAIILCPTRELAIQVCEEIKLFSKYKRGINIVPVYGGQPIQRQMMALSKVAQIVVGTPGRVIDHLDRKTLKLENASTIVLDEADEMLDMGFRDDIEIILKSLPEKRQTVFFSATMPKEFMFLTRKYQHHPETIKVVSEKLTVPLIEQYYFDIREHQKLEALARCLDMYDPKLSLVFCNTKKKVDEVVASLQVRGYSADALHGDMNQSQRDRVMAKFRSGSIELLIATDVAARGIDVDDIDMVFNFDVPKDDEDYVHRIGRTGRAGKAGKAYTFVSGKDIYKLRDIQKYTKVNIKRVSVPSLADVENLKTTMLLEKVKEILKDKGTEKYTQTVESLISDDVTSLDVAAALLKMFFDNEKKEQKQKEDVFAKKVYENTGARDYGMTRLFINIGKKDGVRAGDFVGAIAGETGLSGDIVGNIKILESFSFVEVPNEYAENVINALSSSNIKGKVVFVEPAKEIKKSEKSYGRQREGSENKNDGYRSKENKNYRKRFNRRG, from the coding sequence ATGAAAACATTAAAATTTGATGAACTAAATTTGTCAAACGAAATACTGAAAGCCATCGAAGATCTCGGTTTTGAAGAGGCCACGCCTATACAATCTTTGTCCATCCCCGTTATGATGACCGGTACGGATATTATAGGTCAGGCTCAGACGGGCACCGGAAAAACCGCGGCGTTTGGAATACCTCTTCTTGAAAAAATCGACGCTAAAAATAAAAATGTTCAAGCTATAATTTTGTGTCCTACCAGAGAGCTTGCGATACAGGTATGCGAAGAGATCAAACTTTTTTCAAAATATAAAAGAGGCATAAACATTGTTCCGGTTTATGGCGGACAACCTATACAGAGACAGATGATGGCTCTTTCAAAAGTCGCGCAAATAGTCGTCGGTACTCCCGGCAGAGTAATAGATCATCTTGACAGAAAAACGTTAAAGCTTGAAAATGCGTCTACAATTGTTTTAGATGAAGCCGATGAGATGCTGGACATGGGATTTCGTGATGACATAGAAATTATTCTTAAATCTCTACCGGAGAAAAGACAGACGGTGTTTTTTTCCGCCACGATGCCTAAAGAGTTTATGTTTCTTACCAGAAAATATCAGCATCATCCAGAAACGATAAAAGTCGTAAGCGAAAAGCTCACTGTTCCTTTAATCGAACAATACTATTTCGATATACGCGAGCATCAAAAACTCGAAGCTTTGGCAAGATGTCTTGACATGTATGATCCAAAACTGTCTCTTGTATTTTGTAATACCAAAAAGAAAGTTGATGAAGTTGTCGCGTCTTTACAGGTACGTGGCTATTCAGCAGACGCTCTTCACGGCGATATGAACCAATCTCAAAGGGACAGAGTCATGGCAAAATTTAGAAGCGGTTCAATAGAACTTCTTATAGCTACAGACGTTGCGGCAAGAGGAATAGACGTAGACGATATTGACATGGTTTTTAACTTTGACGTCCCGAAAGACGATGAAGATTACGTGCACAGAATAGGAAGAACCGGCAGAGCCGGAAAAGCAGGCAAAGCATATACTTTTGTTTCCGGAAAAGATATTTATAAGTTACGTGACATACAAAAATACACAAAAGTCAATATAAAAAGAGTGAGTGTTCCCTCGCTTGCTGATGTAGAAAATCTGAAAACAACGATGCTTCTTGAAAAAGTTAAAGAGATTCTTAAAGATAAAGGCACGGAAAAGTACACGCAGACTGTAGAATCTCTTATATCGGACGACGTTACGTCTTTAGATGTGGCTGCGGCGCTGTTAAAAATGTTTTTTGACAATGAAAAGAAAGAGCAGAAACAAAAAGAAGACGTTTTTGCAAAAAAAGTATATGAAAACACCGGCGCAAGAGATTACGGCATGACTCGTTTATTTATCAATATCGGCAAAAAAGATGGAGTCAGAGCCGGTGATTTTGTCGGAGCGATAGCAGGAGAAACGGGTCTTAGCGGAGATATTGTGGGAAATATTAAGATTTTGGAATCTTTTTCGTTTGTTGAGGTTCCCAACGAATATGCAGAAAATGTGATAAACGCTTTAAGTTCAAGCAACATAAAAGGTAAAGTTGTTTTTGTGGAGCCTGCAAAAGAAATAAAAAAATCCGAAAAAAGTTATGGAAGGCAAAGAGAAGGCAGCGAAAACAAAAATGATGGGTACCGTTCAAAAGAAAACAAAAATTATAGGAAAAGATTTAATAGAAGAGGATAA
- a CDS encoding zinc ribbon domain-containing protein codes for MPIFEFICKKCSEKFETLVLNDAERVECPKCKNGEVSKQFSVFSASSGSNCTNYDACRPKSKHKCSGGCCH; via the coding sequence ATGCCTATTTTTGAGTTCATATGCAAAAAATGCAGCGAAAAATTTGAAACACTTGTTCTAAATGACGCAGAAAGAGTCGAATGCCCGAAATGTAAAAATGGCGAAGTGTCTAAACAATTTTCTGTATTTTCCGCTTCTTCCGGCTCAAATTGTACAAATTATGATGCCTGCCGTCCGAAAAGCAAACACAAATGCAGCGGTGGCTGTTGCCATTAA
- a CDS encoding Rrf2 family transcriptional regulator, translating to MRLSTKTRYGTRAMIELADNYGIRVSPVNVIAKNQNISERYLQNILLILVNAGLVKSVRGKNGGFALAKHPSEINLAEIVLVLEEDKALFECADEDISSEKSSSCVVSKIWEMVSENLYSFLSRIKLCDLVKMSNEKEYGEKILDFYI from the coding sequence ATGAGACTATCAACAAAAACTCGTTATGGGACAAGAGCAATGATTGAATTGGCTGACAATTATGGGATAAGAGTCTCTCCCGTAAACGTTATAGCCAAAAATCAAAATATCTCTGAAAGGTATTTGCAAAATATTCTTCTTATACTTGTAAATGCGGGACTTGTAAAAAGCGTAAGAGGTAAAAACGGCGGTTTTGCGCTTGCAAAACATCCATCTGAAATTAATCTTGCTGAAATTGTGCTGGTTTTGGAAGAAGATAAGGCTCTGTTTGAGTGCGCTGACGAAGATATCTCATCTGAAAAATCATCTTCATGTGTTGTGAGCAAGATATGGGAAATGGTTTCTGAAAATCTATATAGTTTTTTAAGCAGGATAAAGCTGTGTGACCTAGTAAAAATGAGCAATGAAAAAGAGTATGGAGAAAAAATATTAGATTTTTATATTTGA
- the cysK gene encoding cysteine synthase A produces the protein MAKAYGDITETVGNTPLVKINKLSSGLHGNIYVKAEFINPLSSIKDRVAVALIEDGEKKGLINRDTLIIDATRGNEGIALSFVCAQKGYNLLLTMPDTVTDERKRLLHMFGTKVVLTEGKKGMTGAVVKAQEFAKTYPNSFIPCQFTSKEASDVHKRTTAVEIWEALDGEIDYFIAGVGSGGTITGVGEFLKEHRPKVKIVAVEPEDCAVLSGGVSGSHTIYGIGAGFVPEILNRDIINEIIKIGFENAYITTSRLAKEEGILAGISSGGNLWAALQIAARPETEGKNIVTILCDSGERYIMHFY, from the coding sequence ATGGCCAAAGCGTATGGCGATATAACCGAGACCGTTGGAAATACTCCTCTTGTGAAAATCAACAAACTTTCAAGCGGTCTTCATGGTAATATATACGTTAAGGCTGAATTTATTAATCCTCTTTCAAGTATTAAAGACAGAGTAGCAGTTGCACTTATTGAGGACGGCGAAAAAAAAGGTCTTATAAATAGAGATACTTTGATAATCGATGCGACAAGGGGAAATGAAGGCATTGCTCTTTCTTTCGTATGCGCTCAAAAAGGGTATAATCTTTTGCTTACCATGCCGGATACGGTAACGGATGAAAGAAAACGGCTTTTGCATATGTTTGGAACAAAAGTAGTTTTGACAGAAGGGAAAAAAGGTATGACCGGTGCTGTTGTAAAAGCCCAAGAGTTTGCTAAAACTTATCCAAACAGTTTTATTCCGTGTCAGTTTACAAGTAAAGAAGCGAGCGACGTTCACAAAAGAACTACAGCGGTTGAAATATGGGAAGCTCTTGACGGCGAGATCGACTATTTTATTGCAGGTGTCGGCAGCGGTGGAACGATAACAGGAGTCGGCGAATTTTTAAAAGAGCACAGGCCAAAAGTAAAAATCGTGGCTGTTGAACCCGAAGATTGTGCAGTTTTATCTGGAGGTGTTTCTGGTTCACATACAATATACGGCATTGGCGCAGGTTTTGTGCCAGAAATATTAAACAGAGATATTATAAATGAAATAATAAAAATCGGATTTGAAAACGCATATATAACGACAAGTCGACTTGCCAAAGAAGAGGGGATTTTAGCAGGTATTTCTTCCGGCGGAAATCTTTGGGCGGCTTTACAAATTGCAGCAAGACCTGAAACAGAAGGTAAAAATATAGTTACAATCCTTTGTGATAGCGGCGAAAGATATATAATGCATTTCTATTAA
- a CDS encoding aminotransferase class I/II-fold pyridoxal phosphate-dependent enzyme, whose amino-acid sequence MSKIDNKLATESLLIHGGQQPDTITGSVAVPIYQTTSFKFNNAEHAANLFGLKEFGNIYSRLTNPTNDILEKRIALVDGGAAALSFASGAAAITASILTLTQNGDEIVSADNLYGGTYSLFANTISKFGIKVNFVDSANLDSIKKAITPKTKAVYAESIGNPKLDIADVEALSKIAHDAGLPLIIDNTVSPYHFKPIKYGADIVVYSATKLIGGHGTTLGGLIVDAGKFNWASGKFPLISEPDQAYHGLKFTEAFGNLAYILKARAGILRDTGAALSPYAAFLLLQGLESLHVRAERHNENALKAAQFLEKHPLVTWVNYPGLASSKENAKAKKYLGGRGGFIIGFGIKGGKESGKKFIDSVELATHLANVGDAKTLVIHPATTTHSQLEEKELLSTGVTPDYVRLSIGIENIDDIIADIDQSLKKSQA is encoded by the coding sequence ATGTCAAAAATAGACAATAAACTTGCAACAGAGAGTCTTTTAATTCACGGTGGGCAACAGCCTGATACTATTACAGGATCCGTAGCAGTGCCGATTTACCAGACGACGTCTTTTAAATTTAACAATGCCGAGCATGCGGCAAACCTTTTCGGACTGAAAGAGTTCGGAAACATATATTCAAGACTTACAAATCCTACAAATGATATTCTTGAAAAAAGAATAGCTTTAGTTGACGGTGGAGCGGCTGCATTATCTTTTGCCAGCGGTGCCGCGGCGATTACGGCATCAATACTTACTTTGACGCAAAATGGAGATGAGATAGTTTCCGCAGATAACCTTTACGGTGGAACCTATTCTCTTTTTGCAAATACCATAAGTAAGTTCGGCATAAAAGTTAATTTTGTAGATTCGGCAAATTTGGACTCTATTAAAAAAGCCATAACGCCTAAAACAAAGGCCGTTTATGCGGAAAGTATCGGAAATCCTAAACTTGACATAGCAGATGTTGAAGCTTTGTCGAAAATAGCGCACGATGCGGGGCTTCCTCTTATAATAGATAATACGGTATCTCCCTATCATTTTAAACCCATAAAATACGGGGCAGATATCGTTGTTTATTCTGCTACAAAACTTATAGGCGGTCACGGAACGACTTTGGGTGGTTTGATAGTTGACGCTGGAAAATTCAATTGGGCAAGCGGAAAGTTCCCTTTAATTTCCGAGCCGGATCAGGCATATCACGGTTTAAAATTTACTGAAGCTTTCGGAAATCTTGCCTACATACTCAAAGCCAGAGCCGGGATTTTGAGAGATACCGGAGCGGCTTTGTCGCCTTATGCGGCATTTTTGCTTCTGCAGGGTCTCGAAAGCCTGCACGTGAGAGCTGAAAGACATAATGAAAACGCTTTAAAAGCCGCACAGTTTTTGGAAAAACATCCTTTGGTTACATGGGTAAATTATCCCGGTCTTGCCAGCAGCAAAGAAAATGCAAAAGCTAAAAAATACCTCGGCGGCAGAGGTGGATTTATTATAGGTTTCGGCATAAAAGGCGGAAAAGAATCCGGCAAAAAGTTTATAGATTCCGTTGAACTTGCCACGCATTTGGCAAATGTCGGCGATGCAAAAACTCTTGTAATACATCCTGCTACGACAACTCATTCGCAGCTTGAAGAAAAAGAACTTCTCTCGACTGGAGTAACGCCAGACTATGTAAGACTTTCAATCGGTATAGAAAATATAGATGATATTATAGCCGACATAGACCAGTCGCTTAAAAAATCGCAGGCTTGA
- a CDS encoding MATE family efflux transporter, translating to MKKSGAPLTLATSDIGKLLIQYAVPAVIAMTAASLYNITDGIFIGHGVGPLALSGLAITFPIMNLAAAFGSLVGMGGAALLSLRLGQKDYESANRILGNVLVLNIIIGSLFTLCALIFLEPLLRFFGASNEMLPYARDFMVIILIGNVITHIYMGLNTLLRSAGHPKKAMFATILTIIINIILNPLFIFGFGLGIRGSALATVISQSVVLVWQFKFFSDKESFICFRKGIYKLKSKVVKGIISIGLAPFLLNAAACIVVVLVNKQLTSYGSDLAVGAYGIVNRVAFLFVMIVFGINQGMQPIAGYNYGAALYLRTSEVLKKSIFLATSVMSIGFVFVELFPHAVASIFTRDEELINLSVTGLRYTFLFFPIVGFQMVTSTFFQSIGMAVKTIFLTLTRQVLFLIPLLIILPKHFGIKGVWLSMPLADFTAGILAFILLFTQHCRLKENNEIKQESMSP from the coding sequence ATGAAAAAAAGTGGCGCTCCTCTTACATTGGCAACATCGGACATAGGAAAATTATTAATACAATATGCGGTGCCTGCGGTAATCGCAATGACGGCGGCCTCTCTTTATAATATTACGGATGGCATTTTTATAGGGCACGGTGTTGGTCCGCTTGCACTATCCGGTCTAGCGATAACTTTTCCGATAATGAATTTAGCGGCGGCCTTCGGTTCTCTTGTGGGGATGGGCGGTGCGGCTCTTTTATCGTTAAGATTGGGGCAAAAAGATTATGAGTCTGCAAATAGAATTTTAGGCAATGTTCTGGTACTAAACATAATTATCGGCTCTCTTTTTACTCTATGCGCTTTAATATTTCTTGAACCTTTGCTACGCTTTTTTGGAGCAAGTAATGAAATGCTTCCTTATGCACGCGATTTCATGGTAATCATTCTCATCGGCAATGTAATTACTCATATATATATGGGGCTTAACACTCTTTTGCGTTCCGCAGGGCACCCTAAAAAAGCGATGTTTGCGACAATACTTACCATTATTATCAATATTATTTTAAACCCGTTATTTATTTTTGGTTTCGGTTTGGGAATACGCGGAAGCGCTCTTGCAACCGTCATATCGCAAAGTGTTGTTTTAGTTTGGCAGTTTAAATTTTTCAGTGATAAAGAAAGCTTTATATGTTTCAGAAAAGGCATATACAAATTAAAAAGTAAAGTAGTCAAAGGAATCATTTCGATAGGGCTTGCCCCGTTTCTTCTTAACGCAGCCGCCTGCATTGTAGTAGTGCTTGTAAATAAGCAGCTTACTTCTTACGGCAGCGATTTAGCTGTCGGTGCTTATGGCATAGTCAACCGTGTGGCATTTTTGTTTGTGATGATAGTTTTTGGAATAAATCAGGGAATGCAGCCGATAGCCGGATATAATTATGGAGCGGCTCTTTATTTACGTACGTCTGAAGTTTTAAAAAAGTCCATATTTCTTGCCACGTCGGTTATGTCTATCGGATTTGTTTTCGTGGAGCTATTCCCGCATGCCGTTGCCTCCATATTTACAAGAGATGAAGAACTTATCAATTTATCCGTCACAGGGTTACGCTACACATTTTTATTCTTTCCCATCGTAGGTTTTCAAATGGTTACTTCGACATTTTTTCAAAGTATCGGAATGGCGGTAAAAACTATATTTCTTACTTTGACAAGACAAGTCTTATTTTTAATTCCATTGCTCATAATACTTCCTAAACATTTCGGCATAAAAGGCGTGTGGCTTAGCATGCCACTGGCGGATTTTACTGCGGGGATTTTGGCTTTTATTTTGCTTTTCACGCAGCATTGCAGGTTAAAAGAAAACAATGAAATTAAACAGGAGAGCATGAGTCCATGA
- a CDS encoding cytidylate kinase-like family protein, protein MSKKFVINIGREFGSGGFKIAEKLSKKMGINFYDKKLIELSAQKSGLCKEYFENSEEKTQIGLIGDLSGVASNIFSAGYCSKRYFIDEFLFKIQSDIIRQFARKESCIFVGRCADYVLREHPCAINVFICANIDDRVKRIMELRGEADFEKIKKEIEKTDKNRSKYYDFYTNKVWGAASSYHICINSSILGLDATACFIHSFAERRIGKK, encoded by the coding sequence ATGAGTAAAAAATTTGTAATAAATATCGGACGTGAGTTCGGAAGCGGAGGCTTTAAAATTGCAGAAAAACTGTCAAAAAAGATGGGGATAAATTTTTATGATAAAAAACTCATAGAGCTTTCCGCACAAAAAAGCGGTCTGTGCAAAGAATATTTCGAAAATTCCGAAGAGAAGACTCAAATAGGGCTTATCGGCGATTTATCAGGCGTAGCTTCAAATATTTTCAGCGCGGGCTATTGCTCCAAAAGGTATTTTATAGATGAATTTCTTTTTAAAATCCAAAGCGATATTATAAGACAGTTTGCAAGAAAAGAGTCATGTATTTTTGTAGGCAGATGCGCCGATTATGTGTTAAGAGAGCATCCATGCGCCATAAATGTTTTTATTTGCGCGAACATAGATGACAGAGTCAAAAGGATAATGGAACTAAGAGGGGAAGCTGATTTTGAGAAAATCAAAAAAGAAATTGAAAAGACTGACAAAAACCGCTCTAAATATTACGATTTTTACACAAACAAGGTATGGGGAGCTGCATCATCCTATCATATTTGTATAAACTCTTCTATTCTCGGGCTTGATGCAACAGCATGTTTTATTCATTCTTTTGCAGAAAGAAGAATCGGGAAAAAATAA
- the thiM gene encoding hydroxyethylthiazole kinase codes for MDKIYEVLERVRKQSPLVHHITNWVTISDCANIVKVFGGSPVMAHAKEETSDMALIADAVVINIGTLNSFTIEAMKLAVGMANKRNIPVVLDAVGAGATKFRNDMIKELLKYKIDIIKGNHSEIAAAAGINVTTKGVDSGHVSGNMIEIAKSFANERECVVVVTGKEDICTNGEDIFLVKNGTPLMSKVVGTGCMAGSVIATFCAVEKDYLFASAAALVCFEIAAENADKTSEGPGTFKNKLFDKISTLSDISINKMKKIEKK; via the coding sequence ATGGACAAGATTTACGAAGTGTTGGAAAGGGTAAGAAAGCAGTCGCCTTTGGTTCACCATATTACAAACTGGGTAACTATTTCCGATTGTGCCAATATCGTGAAAGTTTTCGGCGGGTCTCCTGTGATGGCACATGCTAAAGAAGAAACGTCCGATATGGCTTTGATAGCGGACGCTGTCGTAATAAATATAGGCACTTTGAACTCTTTTACCATAGAGGCCATGAAGCTTGCCGTTGGTATGGCAAACAAAAGAAACATACCCGTAGTTTTGGATGCAGTTGGCGCTGGCGCTACAAAGTTCAGAAACGATATGATTAAAGAACTTTTAAAATATAAAATTGACATTATAAAAGGAAACCATTCCGAAATAGCGGCCGCCGCTGGAATTAATGTTACCACAAAAGGAGTGGACAGCGGCCATGTTTCTGGAAATATGATTGAAATAGCAAAAAGTTTTGCAAACGAAAGGGAATGCGTAGTAGTAGTTACCGGAAAAGAAGACATTTGTACAAACGGCGAAGACATTTTTTTGGTAAAAAATGGTACACCTCTGATGTCAAAAGTCGTCGGAACAGGCTGTATGGCAGGTTCGGTAATCGCAACATTCTGTGCAGTTGAAAAAGATTACCTTTTTGCCTCCGCTGCGGCTCTAGTATGTTTTGAAATAGCGGCCGAAAACGCTGATAAAACTTCTGAAGGTCCGGGCACTTTCAAAAATAAACTTTTTGACAAAATAAGTACTTTAAGCGATATTTCGATAAATAAAATGAAGAAGATAGAGAAGAAATGA